A genomic region of Eucalyptus grandis isolate ANBG69807.140 chromosome 5, ASM1654582v1, whole genome shotgun sequence contains the following coding sequences:
- the LOC104444993 gene encoding LOW QUALITY PROTEIN: protein CHUP1, chloroplastic (The sequence of the model RefSeq protein was modified relative to this genomic sequence to represent the inferred CDS: inserted 1 base in 1 codon), with protein MVAGKVKMAMGLQKSPKPETPPRPKPPSPSPSSGKSTSQRAAAALGRSLGAYFPRSSAQVQPRPPDISELVRLVEDLRERESRLKTELLEHKLIRETASLVPVLEGVICSKNAEIAKSVRRIEELEASNERLRRELEASWGRFEEERKASEERAREMEAEISELKAAASASASAAATPASSSAAATASATPESSSASSDRMAGDELCSSQRFQAVAAAEATSRPASMAKISKKGAKPSDAPASQESHRLERSDSKREEAIAAAEIERPRHSRCNLEELAESVLSSVATRSRAPRVPKPPPKRSASLPPSLHGSPSEQAPPAPPPPPPPPPQARTAPAPPPPPPPHARSAPAPPPPPXPPAGTRPVPAKVRRVPEVVEFYHSLMRRDSRRDSSGGAAAADAPPATAKSRDMIGEIENRSTHLLAIKTDVETQGDFIRSLIKEVEGAAFTSIEDVVPFVKWLDDELSYLVDERAVLKHFNWPEQKADALREAAFGYCDLKKLESEASSFRDDPRQMCGPALKKMQALLEKLEHGVYNLSRMRESAGKRYKGFRIPMDWMLDSGIVNQIKLASVKLAMKYMKRVSAELEMGAGGGPEEEELIVQGVRFAFRVHQFAGGFDVETMKAFQELRDKANSCHVQCQNQHQRLLCNKSAPC; from the exons aTGGTAGCCGGCAAAGTGAAGATGGCGATGGGCCTCCAGAAGTCGCCGAAGCCCGAGACCCCGCCCCGGCCgaagccgccgtcgccgtccccgAGCTCGGGCAAGAGCACCTCCcagagggcggcggcggcgctcgGGCGCTCCCTCGGGGCCTACTTCCCGCGCTCCTCCGCCCAGGTCCAGCCCCGCCCGCCCGACATCTCTGAGCTGGTCCGCCTCGTCGAGGACCTCCGGGAGCGCGAGTCGCGGCTCAAGACCGAGCTCCTCGAGCACAAGCTCATCCGGGAGACGGCGTCCCTCGTCCCCGTGCTGGAGGGCGTGATCTGCTCCAAGAACGCCGAGATTGCCAAGTCGGTGAGGAGGATCGAGGAGCTGGAGGCGTCGAACGAGAGGCTGAGGCGGGAGCTGGAGGCGTCCTGGGGTCGGTtcgaggaagagaggaaggcgAGCGaggagagagcgagggagatgGAGGCGGAGATTTCCGAGTTGAAGGCGGCGGCGTCGGCTTCGGCTTCGGCTGCTGCGACGCCGGCGTCGTCTTCGGCGGCTGCGACGGCCTCTGCGACGCCGGAGTCGTCTTCGGCGTCGTCGGATCGCATGGCCGGCGATGAGCTCTGCTCGTCGCAGAGGTTTCAGGCGGTCGCCGCGGCCGAGGCGACGTCGAGGCCCGCGAGCATGGCCAAGATTTCGAAGAAAGGAGCGAAGCCGAGCGACGCCCCGGCGAGTCAAGAGAGCCACCGGCTCGAACGGTCGGATTCGAAGAGAGAGGAAGCCATAgcggcggcggagatcgagCGGCCGAGGCACTCGCGGTGCAACTTGGAGGAGCTCGCCGAGTCTGTTCTGTCCTCCGTCGCCACCAGATCCCGCGCCCCTAGGGTTCCGAAGCCGCCTCCGAAGCGCTCCGCCTCGTTGCCGCCGTCGCTCCACGGCTCGCCCTCGGAGCAGGCTCCACCGGCGCCGCCCCCTCCACCGCCTCCACCCCCGCAGGCGAGGACCGCCCCCGCTccgcctccccctccccctccgcACGCGAGGAGCGCTCCCGCCCCGcccccgccgc ccccgccggcGGGGACGAGGCCGGTGCCGGCGAAGGTGAGGAGGGTGCCGGAGGTGGTGGAGTTCTACCACTCGCTGATGCGGCGGGACTCGAGGAGGGACTCCAGCGGCGGAGCCGCCGCGGCAGACGCCCCGCCGGCTACGGCGAAATCGCGGGACATGATCGGCGAGATCGAGAACCGGTCGACCCACTTGCTCGCG ATCAAGACGGACGTGGAGACGCAGGGAGACTTCATCAGGTCCTTGATCAAGGAGGTCGAGGGAGCTGCGTTCACCAGCATCGAGGACGTCGTGCCTTTCGTCAAATGGCTCGACGACGAGCTCTCTTATCTG GTGGACGAAAGGGCGGTGTTGAAGCACTTCAATTGGCCGGAGCAGAAGGCCGACGCGCTCCGCGAGGCCGCGTTCGGGTACTGCGACCTCAAGAAGCTCGAGTCGGAGGCCTCGTCGTTCCGGGACGACCCCCGCCAGATGTGCGGCCCGGCCCTCAAGAAAATGCAGGCGCTGCTCGAAAA ATTGGAGCACGGCGTCTACAATCTCTCCCGGATGAGGGAATCCGCAGGCAAGAGGTACAAAGGGTTCCGGATTCCCATGGACTGGATGCTCGACAGTGGAATCGTAAACCAG ATTAAACTCGCCTCGGTGAAACTAGCGATGAAGTACATGAAGAGGGTGTCTGCAGAGCTCGAGATGGGCGCCGGCGGCGGCCCAGAAGAGGAAGAGCTTATAGTCCAAGGCGTGCGGTTCGCCTTCCGAGTACATCAG TTTGCAGGAGGATTCGACGTCGAGACAATGAAAGCGTTCCAAGAGTTGAGGGATAAGGCGAACTCGTGCCATGTACAATGCCAGAACCAGCATCAAAGACTTTTATGCAACAAGTCCGCTCCTTGTTAA
- the LOC104444994 gene encoding uncharacterized protein LOC104444994: MSLPLVHASLPCLSFHPSRSPIIRSHTQFFPRSSLPHSSLRSPPPPSPRFRRPTIRAASAARSELMADGASTGSSSSPAMKLLFVEMGVGYDQHGQDVTAAAMRACRDAISSNSIPAFRRGSIPGVSFEQMKLLIKLGVPHSLQQSLDIERVKSVFPYGRILDVEVVDGGLICSSGVLVEEMGDKTDECYIVNAAVYVGY; this comes from the exons ATGTCACTTCCGCTTGTGCACGCTTCGCTTCCCTGTCTCAGCTTCCATCCCTCCCGCTCGCCCATCATCCGGAGCCACACCCAGTTCTTCCCTCGCTCATCGCTTCCGCATTCCTCGCTccgatctcctcctcctccttctcctcggTTTCGTCGCCCGACCATCAGAGCCGCATCGGCCGCGCGGTCCGAGCTGATGGCCGACGGCGCCAGCACCGGCAGCTCCTCCAGCCCGGCCATGAAGCTCCTTTTCGTGGAGATGGGCGTCGGCTACGATCAGCACGG GCAGGACGTTACGGCGGCAGCGATGAGGGCGTGCAGGGACGCGATCTCGTCAAATTCGATCCCCGCTTTCCGCAGAG GGTCAATACCTGGAGTCTCATTTGAGCAGATGAAGCTGCTGATCAAGCTCGGAGTGCCTCATTCCCTTCAGCAATCCCTTGACATTGAGAGAGTCAAGTCCGTCTTTCCTTA TGGAAGAATTCTTGATGTTGAAGTTGTGGATGGTGGACTGATATGCTCAAGTGGTGTATTAGTGGAAGAAATGGGAGACAAGACAGATGAGTGTTATATAGTGAATGCTGCAGTTTATGTTGGGTACTAG